The sequence below is a genomic window from Methanoculleus sp. 7T.
GCGAAAGGCGAGGGCATCGATGTAGCCGCCGGAGAGTTCAGGGACCGACGAGGAGCCGGTGACTTCCCCGACCGGCGCGAGATGCGGTTCGCCTGCGGTCAGGACCGGGTATGCGCCCGCATCGGCCGAGGGCCCGCCGCCCATGGCGCCCGCTCCGAGTGAGACGAATGAGAAGAGCGTGGTGACGGTGATGAACGCCGCAAAGATCGCCGCAAGCTCCAGTGTGCAGGCCTCTCTCCCCCCCATAGTAACGCCACTGGTAAGACCCGGATACGAGTATATAAATATATCGCGTATGCGCGGTCGGTCCGGAAGCCTTTGCAGAAGCCTGTAGTGCTGGTCGCCGAGTGGGGAGATACCCGTACTGATATATATTCTCTACACAAAATATTAGATGGGAGAGGGAGAGTGCGGCCGACGGTGGCACACCTTGTGCTGCTGAGGAAAGTCCTCCCACCAGCCAGACACGCAGCCGCATGCAAGTGCGGGTGGCGAGAGTCACGGCAATGACACAGAAACGACACGGCCCGCCGTCAGTGATGAAACGACCGAGCCCCCGTTACAAGGGGCGAGAAGCGCGGTCATCTCCGCGCCGCAACTCGTTGAACGTAGCGTCGGGATACGATGAAACGGTGAATCCCTGCGGGTGCAAACCAGAGTAGGGCAGATGGATTGTCTGGTATCCGCCCAGGTATGGCGCTTAGCTGAATGCCGCACAGAACAGAAGGAGGCTTACTCCTCCCACTCCTTGCTATGGCAAACTCTTCTCTTTGAAGCGTATCCCTATCCCTATATCCGGTCCGGGTTGTTCTCACCCGTGGGTATCCTAAAACAGCGATGAACCTCTTAGGGCCGCCGGTGCGATTGTATCTCTTGTTGGTCCCCTGACGGAGGGGCTTTCGTCCGTATCCGAAAGCCCTCAGCCTTTCCCCTTTAGTTTCAGTTCGATCTCATCAAACGTCACCACATGCGAATCGAAGACGTCGCCCCGGTCGTTCACGAAGAGTTGGACGAAGATCTCGGCAAGCGTGTTCTCCAGCGATACGACGTCCCTATGCTCCGCTCTGACGTCGAAGCCGAGGGACTCCAACTCACTGCGGACGGCGTCTTGGGTGTGGTAGGTCGAGAGGATGTCCCTGACTTTTGCGAGGATGTTATGCTGCTCCTCTTTGTTCACGGCCATACTCACCCAATAAGCCCGGTGCTATATTAACCTCTCCGGGAGGTTGTGCGGGCAAACGTATAAGTGAAAAAATTACCTATAGTAATAATATGGAGATACCCACCCCGGCCGAACTGCGGGAAAAGAGGATTCGCATGGGCTTGAAGCAGGCAGATGTAGCCCGGATGGCCGGAATCAGCCAATCCATGGTCGCGCGGATCGAAGCGGGCAGTGTGGACCCGAGGGTCAGCACGCTTGCGAAGATCGTTGAAGTCCTGCAGGCTGCGGAACACTCGGCGATTACGGCGGCCGACGTGATGAACTCGCCCGTGCTCTTCGTCGCTCCAGACGACCCCGTCAGCCGCGCCGTCGAGATCATGGGCCAAAACGGCATCTCCCAGCTGCCGGTGCTCGAGAACGGGATACCGGTGGGGTGCGTATCGGAGTCGGGGATCATGAACGCCATGGAAGAGGGCGGGTTCCATCAGACGCACCAAAAACTGGTGCGGGACTGCATGGAACCGGGTTTCCCGACGGTTCCCCCGACGGCGCCTATCGACACGATCGTCCACCTCCTGCATCATAACCATGCGGTTATCGTGCTTGAGAAAGGGAAGGTGCAGGGCGTCATCACCAAGCACGACCTGATATCGTTGATCACGTAGGGTTTTTCTAGAGCAGAGAGACGAGGTCCCTGAGGACCGCCTCGGGGTCGTCGGCCTTGACCACGCTTGAGGCCAAGAGGACGCCGCAGGTCCCGAGGTCGACGGCTATTTTCACGCATTCGCCGGACTGGATGCCTGCCCCGGTCAGAACTCTGACGTCCGGGTTCACCGCCCTGACGGCGTTGACGGACCGCTCGATGATCCCCGGGTCGGCCTTCGAGACCGAGACCCCGCTCCCGATCAGTTCCGGGGGCTCGATCGCCACGTAATCGGGCCGGAGGACGGCTGCGGCGGCGCTTGTCGCGTCGTTGTTCGTGCAGACGACCGATTCGAGGTGGAGCCTTCGTGCCGCTTGGACGCAGGCGTCGATATCGGCGAGGGTGAGGCGGCGTTCGGAGTGGTTGATCAGAGTGCCGCGTGCACCGGCCGATCTGATCGCCTCGGGCAGAATATGGCCGGTATGAGCCCCGGGCGCGATCGCATCGATATGCTGGGCGTAGACGGGTATCGCGTAGTGCTGGCTCAGCGGGCGGATCTCGGTGTAGACCGGCGCGACCCCGATGACGACCCCGCTCTCTCTTGCCACAGTCTCGGCCGCAGCGGCGATCCGGTGAGCGTTTTGGCCCATACCTTCCTGATAGGTCTTCAGATTGACCAGAATCAACGGTGAAACCATATTCATCACGTCTGCCAGATAGGTTGCTCCTTCTGATATTAACTCTGATGCCGAAGAACCGGCGATGGGGCGGCCGGGAGGATGGATCATTTGGCGGCGGAACCCCGTTATGGTTCTTGTCCCGATATCTGGACGAAGAAGCCCGGCACAACGGATCGTGGGAGTATCGCCACGGGGGGGTAGAGACAGGGGCGGGGGGCCGGCCCCCCTCCCCTGCAACCCCTCCCCCAGACGCGATATCCAGCAGAAGTCCGTGGATGGGGAGTGCGAGGAGCAGAACGCTCGGTGTTCGAGCCGAGCGTAGTGAGCCTGAGTACCAATAAGTAGAGAAACCCAGCCCAACTGATACATGCAGGTGAGTCCCGCCATTGCGTTGTACAAAATCTTCTTCACCAAACGAGAACCCGTCCTTGGTGGCGCACAGGCCCCTCCCAGCCTGAGACCTCTATGCCCGCTCGGCACATCACAACCAGCTTCAATCAGGGAGTCCCCTGGCGAAATGTCCGCAGGTGATGCCGCCGAGGGACCGCTGTTTCACCTCATCCTTGAGTGCGGGGAGCACACCGAGGTCTCCCCGGCCCACGGCCTCGATTCCCGTCCGGTAGAGCCCGGCCATATCCCCGGCGTAGCGGGGTCCCCGCCCCCGCGCGTCGATGGCGACCGCGTCGATCCGCATCCCTGCGATCTCGGACAGGCGGTCGATCAGGCAGGTCTCGACCGCGTTTGCGATATATGTTCTCCCCTCACCGTCGCACCGGAGCGGGAAGACGCGGTTCCTCTGGTCCTGCAGACCCAAGAACCGCCCGCCGGTTTTTTCACCAAAGACCCCAGCCACCAAGCGGTCCTCGGTCACCATCGCCTCGATGTTGCCCTGCACGAGCACCTCCAACTCTGGAGCGCCCCCGGCCGTCTCCGCGAGCCCTGCAAGGTCGGCGGCCGGGAGTTCGGGGGATGCCGTGCACCGCAGGAAGAGCGGGGCCAGTTCCGCGGCGGTGCGGTGGTTCCAGACATTCAGCCCGGCGGCGGCAAAAAGCCTCATCCTGGGTTCGGCCCGCCTCACCGCGTCCGCAGCGCCGAGCCCGCTCACCATGACCCCGCGGACGCCTGCGTCGTAGAGCGACGGGAGGAGCGGGGCCGCCGCATCGAGGAACCTGCGCCTGGTGATCGACGGCCACTTCCAGACAAGGTCCGCACCCCCCTCCCGGCAGACGGCGGCGGCCTCTTCGAGGAGGTCGGGGGTCACGGGGCCGCAGGGTTCAAGGTAGACGGTCCGTGCGCCGCTCCGGACGGCGGCCTCCGCACCCTCCAACGTGTCGGTGTAGACCGAGACCGACGGGAGCCGGGGCTCCCCGCCCCGCCCCGCCGTGCGCATCATCCCGGCAATCGTCGCTTCGGCCCGCTCCCGGGCCGCACGCACCGCATCCGGTCCCGGGCGCCGTGCGGCGAGCACGGCCTCCTCGACCTTTTCTAAGAATGTCCGGCGAACCCGGTTCAACTCACCGAGCGGTGCAAAGAGACCGCCCGGGTAGCGGAGGTCCATCCTGCGGACTATAAACGGCGTCCCCCCGGTCTTTCCGAACTGCTCCGCGATATCTTCCGGGGCAAGCGGCCGGTTCCGTGCCGGCTCCATCTGCAGGTCCGCCCGGTAGGAGACCCGGAGCGGTTCGCCGCCGCCCCGAGCGAGCACTGCTTCCAAGCAGGGCGTGCCGTCCTCCCAAGCGACCGTCACGTCGATCGGCAACTGCGGGAGCGGCTTTTCCATGATCCGTTTTGCACGCTCTTCGAGGTCCGCGCTCTTCGTCAGGAAGACCCTGGCGCCGCGCCCGACGGGCGCCGGGACCCCGAGCCGAACCATGCCGCGGCGGACGGCAGGTGTGCCGCGGACGACCGCTCCCACGTCCCGGTCGGGATCGTCCGTGCAGAAGGCCAGCCCGTCGCCGGAACGGGGCGCGAGGTCGCCGGCGAGGCGCACGGTCGCCTCCTGCCTCCGCGGGTCGTAGCCGACGACCGTGCCGAGCATGACGCCCCGGTTCCCGGGCCGGTTGCGGGCCATGATATCGGAAGCGCCGAGGATGTAGCCCTCCGTGAACTCCCGGTTGAACGCGAGCGCGAGGTCCCGCATATCCTCCCGCGAGGGCGACCAAGCCTCTCCGGCGGCGATCGCATCGAGGGCACGCCGGTAGATGCTCACGACCGTGGCGACGTACTCGGCCGAACGCATCCTCCCCTCGATCTTGAGTGATTCCACCGTTGCCCGAGCGATCCGGTCAAGGTAGGGGTACACGGCCAGATCGCGTGTCGAGAGCAGGTAGTGGTCCTTTGCGGGCACGGCCTTAAGATCCGCCGGACGGCCGTAATCGTCCATCTCCCCGACCATAAGCCGGTAGGGCTTCCTGCACGGCTGGGCGCACATCCCCCGGTTCCCGCTCCGCCCGCCGATGACCGAGGAGAGGAGGCACTGGCCCGAGTAGCAGTAGCAGAGCGCACCGTGGGCGAAGACCTCGATGCCGATCCCCTGTGCCTCCGCGATATCCTCGATCTCGGGGAGCGTGAGTTCCCGTGCCAGCACGACGCGGGAGAACCCCTCCCTCGCGGCCCGGGCCACACCTTCACGGTTGTGGATAGTCATCTGGGTGGAGGCATGGAGAGGAAGGTCGGGGACCACTTCCCGTGCGAGCGACGCCACCCCGATGTCCTGCACCAAGACGGCATCGACCCCGGTCTCGTAGAGCCGGACGAGGTAACGGACCACGTCGGGGAGTTCGGCGTCCCGAACGAGGGTGTTGACGGTGACGTAGACCTTGACGCCCCTGATGTGCGCGTAATCGACGGCGGATCGGAGTTCCTCGTCGGAGAAGTTCGCCGCGTAGCGCCGGGCTCCAAAACGCCTCCCGGCAAGGTAGACCGCGTCGGCGCCGGCGGCAACCGCTGCGGCCAGGGCCTCCGGCGACCCGGCCGGCGCAAGCAGTTCCGGCGACGTACCCGGCCTGTGTTCCTGAGGGTGTTCGTGCGGCATCTGTCGGGTACCATTCGCCCCGCCGGCCTATATATCCCTCCACGGATCTGCGGGCGGCACCCGGTAAAAAGCGGGTATCCTTTTTGGGAGAGAGAACGATGTGGAGAGAAGGCTTGAATCATGGACCATGTAGGAATTATCGGATATGGACATATGGGGAGCATGCTGGTGAGCGGTTTTCTCGCATCAGGAGTGCTCCGCATCGATGAGGTCGTGGTTGCGTCCCGGAGCCGGGGGAGCCTGGACGCGTGCGCAGCAGCATGGCCTGGCATCGGCATCGCCGCGACGAACGCAGAACTCGCACGGAGGTGCCGTCTGATCATCATCGCCGTCAGGCCGCAGGAGATACGAGGCGTCCTCAACGAGATCGTTCCGGTGATGGACGGAGATGAGCATATCGTCTCGCTCGCCGCCGGCATCAGTCTGGAGGAATTGGAGGCGGCGTTTACGGGTTCGGTTACCCGGGCGGTGCCCACGGTCACCTCGGAGGTCGGGCAGGGGACGACGCTGATCTGCCACGGGCGGCAGATCGGGATGAACGACGCTCTCCGGGCGGAGGGGCTCTTCTCTGCCGTCGGGGATGTGGCGCTCGTCGGAGAGGAAGACCTCCCGGCGGCCACGCTTCTTTCGAGTTGCGGGCCGGGGCTGCTTGCCGCCGTCATCGAGGAACTGGCGGGTGCAACGGCCCGTGCGAGCGGGCTTTCGCCCGACCGGGCGCTTTTGCTGGCAACGGAGATGGTCACGGCCACGGCCGCCTACCTGAAAGAGACCGGCGAGGCGCCCTCCGACCTGATCCGTCGGGTTGCGACCGGCGGCGGCATCACCGAAGTCGGGGTGCAGGGACTCCGGGAACGGCTGCCGGGGGTCCTCGACGAGGTGTTCGCCGCCATGCTGGAGCGCTCCGATACGGTGGGGAAGTGACGGGTGTCACGAGGTTATTGCATTCTCGACGAGCGCTATCCCGCGAGGATGCGGGCAGACCTTTAAGTGATAGGGGGATTATACTCCGGTAGATATGAAGATCGTCGTCTCAGTGGAGAATGCAAGCGTTATCGACGAGGTGGTGGAGTACAACCCGACGTTCATCGAGATCAGGCTTGACCGGATGGACGGAGACCTGCTGGACCAAGTCCGTGCGATCCGTGAGAAGACCGCCATTCCCCTGATTGCCACGCTGAGGAGCAGGGAAGAAGGAGGGATGTTTGTCGGCAATGCGGATCTCTGGGCCCGGATCATCGGTCCGCTTACGAGGTACGTCGATTTCGTAGACGTCGAAGCTCGCTACCGAGACCACGCGCCGTTCATCAAGAGCCAGGGAATTCAGATCCTCGCCTCTCTCCACACGAACGAGATGCCCACCCCGCCGGAGTTAGCAAAGATCGAGGGTATGCTCAGGTCCTACGGCGACATCCCGAAGATCGTCGTGAAGCCCCGCACCAAGGACGACCTCCTTGCGCTTGTCGCGTTCACTCACCAGGCGCAAAAGCCCATCTGCACAAGCATCATGGGCGCCGAGTTTCGTTACGCCCGCGCGATCCTGCCCCTCTTCGGGTCGGAGTTCGCGTTCTGCCATGCCGGCACCCCGACGGCCGAGGGACAATACCATATACGTGAGATGCGGCAGATCGCGGACCTGTTGAAGTGAATAGAACGGCGGGAGGGTGACTGGCGGGTTTCGGGTCGCCGACCGCGGGGAGCGTAAGAAACCCGAAGGGTTTCGAGTTGGGAGTTCGAGCACCGAGAGGTGCGATGGGGGACCGGGGAGACCCCCCCGAGACGATATCCGTCATGGTCCAGTCTACGGGGTTTTTGGCAACTTCTTGCTCTCCCCTCTGTTACAACTCGTATTTGGCGGTCAACGTTCTAACCGGGTCAAACGGTACCTATGCTAAAGCGCAGATAATTGCGTATAATGTCCCGCGAGGAACTGGAGCCTGAGATGCTGTCTGGTTATCATGGCGCGTCCAACGGAGCGGCGGGTATCTGAACTCCTTTCCTTATCCGGAACAGAATTTGGGCACCTGTATCCTACTCCCCGCCCCATCCCCGATACTTCGCCTGCTCAAGCATCGTATCGAGGATAACAAGTGCAAGCATGCACTCCGCGACCGGGACGATGCGGGGGGCGATGCAGGGGTCGTGCCTCCCCGCAACCGTTATCTCCCGCTCTTCTCCGGCCGTATCGACGGTCTGCTGCGTCCGGCGTATCGAGGGCGTCGGCTTGACTGCGATCCTGACGACGATATCCTGGCCGGTGCTGATCCCGCCGAGGACCCCGCCCGCGTGGTTGCTTGCAAATCCGGCTTTGCCGATCGGGTCGTTCATCTCGCTCCCGAGCAGCCCGGCGGCGCCGAACCCCTCGCCGATCTCGACGCCCTTCACTGCACCGATGCCCATCATCGCCCCGGCGATGGCGGCGTCCAGTTTCCCAAATACTGGGTCGCCGAGGCCGGCCGGGCATCCGGCCGCCGTCACCTCGACGACCCCGCCCACGGAATCCCCCGCATCCCGGGCGGCTAGGATCTCCGCTTCCATCGCTCCCGGCTCGGTCGCTCCGTGAACCTCGACGACCCTTCCCCCGACCGTGATGCCGTAGGGCGCAAGGCAGCGCACCGCCACCGCTCCGGCCGCGACGCGGGCGAGGGTCTCCCGCCCGGAACTCCTCCCGCCGCCCCGGTGGTCGCGGAGCCCGTACTTCGCTTGGTAGGTGTAGTCGGCGTGTCCGGGCCTGAAGACGTCCCGGAGCGCATCGTAGTCCTCCGAGCGGACGTCGCGGTTTCGGACGACGAGCGCTATCGGGGCGCCGGTCGTCCGCCCCTCAAACGTCCCCGAGAGGATCTCAACCCGGTCGAGCTCCTGCCGTGCCGACTCAAGCGGGCTCTTCCCCGGCCGCCTCCGGTCGAGGTAGGGCTGGATGTCGGCCTCCGTGAGGGGGACGCCGGGCGGGCAGCCGTCGACGACCACGCCCATCGCCTTCCCGTGGCTCTCACCAAACGTCGTGCACCTGAAGTTTCTCCCGAAGGTGTTCATGCAAGCATCTCCCTCACCAGTTCTGGCGAGACCGCAATCCCGGTGATCAGGCGGAACTGTTCCGCCGCCTGGTGGACGAACATCTCGGTGCCCGGTATCACCTCGCACCCGGCCTCCTTCGCCGCCCTGATGAGAGGCGTCTCCGGCGGCGTGTAGACGAGGTCGAAGACGGTCGTCCCCGCTCTAAGGTCGCCGGGGGCAAGCAGGCTCCGGGTGTCGGGCTCCATCCCGACCGGGGTTGCGTGTACCACCACATCGGCGTTGCTCCCCCTAAAGTCTTCCAGTGCCCCCCACCGGCACCCGAACCGCTCCGCAAGCCTCCGTGCCGCATCCGGTGTCCGGGCAAGCACCGTCACGTCCATATCGAGCGATACGAGGGCATAGACCGCCGCGGCCGCCGCCCCTCCTGCGCCGAGGACAACCGCCCTGGCGCCCCGACGGTGGGCGAGCGGGGCCCGAACGCCCAGCCAGTCGGTGTTATGGCCGTACATCCGGCCGCCGCAACGGACTACGGTGTTTACCGCCCCGATCGCCGCCGCATGGTCGTCAACCTCGTCGATGTGGCGCATAACGTCGGCCTTGAACGGGATGGTGACCGAGAGCCCTTTTAGGGGGAGGAGGTTTGCGAGGCGGATGATCGTCGCCGCATCCGGCCACTCGAAGCGGGTGTAGCGGTAGTGCATGCCAAAGTGCGCAAAGAGCCGGTTGTAGAGAAGCGGGCTCTTGCTGTGGGCGCAGGGGTTGCCGGCGATGGCGCATACCCGGAGGCCTGGGTCTTGGTCGATCATCTCCCCGAGATCCGAAAGCCCGAGCCGCCCGAGGAGGCCGTCGCGCTCACGCTTCTCGTCCGGGGAGATCTCGGCATCCCGGAGAATCAGGTCCGCAACCTCGTCCGGCATGCGCCTTCCGGTATCGATGCAGGTGTCGGCCGCACCGAGGTAGGCCTCCTTCCTCCGGGCAAGGAGGGTCTGCACCTCCTCTGCCGGCGGTAGCCCGGTCAGCCCCGGCCGGTCGCTCCCGGCGATCCGTTCATGAATGACGTCGGGCGGGGCCGAGAGGAGGAAGACCGTGCCGTGCCACCGGAGGTCGGCGACGTTCGCCGGGTCCGAGACCGCCCCGCCGCCGGTGCTGATAACGCCCTCTGCAGTCCGGAGCGACGCGATCGCCTCCCGTTCGAGAGCCCGGAAGTGCGCCTCACCGTGCCGTCGGAAGATCTCCGGGATCGGCATCCCGGCCCGGCGCTCTACAAGCGTATCGGTATCAAAGAACGGCGCCTGCAACCGGTCGGCGAGGATCCGCCCGACCGAGGTCTTCCCGGTCCCCCGGAAGCCGGTGAGGACGACCTTCATAGCAGTCCCTCCCCGTAGAGCGCCTCCCAAAACCCGGGGAATGACTTCTCCACGCACCCGGGTTCACGGATCGCCATGCCCCCGACCGCGAGCCCGAGCACCGCGAACGCCATCGCCGTCCGATGG
It includes:
- a CDS encoding PX domain-containing protein, yielding MAVNKEEQHNILAKVRDILSTYHTQDAVRSELESLGFDVRAEHRDVVSLENTLAEIFVQLFVNDRGDVFDSHVVTFDEIELKLKGKG
- a CDS encoding CBS domain-containing protein, with amino-acid sequence MEIPTPAELREKRIRMGLKQADVARMAGISQSMVARIEAGSVDPRVSTLAKIVEVLQAAEHSAITAADVMNSPVLFVAPDDPVSRAVEIMGQNGISQLPVLENGIPVGCVSESGIMNAMEEGGFHQTHQKLVRDCMEPGFPTVPPTAPIDTIVHLLHHNHAVIVLEKGKVQGVITKHDLISLIT
- the tpiA gene encoding triose-phosphate isomerase; this encodes MVSPLILVNLKTYQEGMGQNAHRIAAAAETVARESGVVIGVAPVYTEIRPLSQHYAIPVYAQHIDAIAPGAHTGHILPEAIRSAGARGTLINHSERRLTLADIDACVQAARRLHLESVVCTNNDATSAAAAVLRPDYVAIEPPELIGSGVSVSKADPGIIERSVNAVRAVNPDVRVLTGAGIQSGECVKIAVDLGTCGVLLASSVVKADDPEAVLRDLVSLL
- a CDS encoding DUF3656 domain-containing U32 family peptidase encodes the protein MPHEHPQEHRPGTSPELLAPAGSPEALAAAVAAGADAVYLAGRRFGARRYAANFSDEELRSAVDYAHIRGVKVYVTVNTLVRDAELPDVVRYLVRLYETGVDAVLVQDIGVASLAREVVPDLPLHASTQMTIHNREGVARAAREGFSRVVLARELTLPEIEDIAEAQGIGIEVFAHGALCYCYSGQCLLSSVIGGRSGNRGMCAQPCRKPYRLMVGEMDDYGRPADLKAVPAKDHYLLSTRDLAVYPYLDRIARATVESLKIEGRMRSAEYVATVVSIYRRALDAIAAGEAWSPSREDMRDLALAFNREFTEGYILGASDIMARNRPGNRGVMLGTVVGYDPRRQEATVRLAGDLAPRSGDGLAFCTDDPDRDVGAVVRGTPAVRRGMVRLGVPAPVGRGARVFLTKSADLEERAKRIMEKPLPQLPIDVTVAWEDGTPCLEAVLARGGGEPLRVSYRADLQMEPARNRPLAPEDIAEQFGKTGGTPFIVRRMDLRYPGGLFAPLGELNRVRRTFLEKVEEAVLAARRPGPDAVRAARERAEATIAGMMRTAGRGGEPRLPSVSVYTDTLEGAEAAVRSGARTVYLEPCGPVTPDLLEEAAAVCREGGADLVWKWPSITRRRFLDAAAPLLPSLYDAGVRGVMVSGLGAADAVRRAEPRMRLFAAAGLNVWNHRTAAELAPLFLRCTASPELPAADLAGLAETAGGAPELEVLVQGNIEAMVTEDRLVAGVFGEKTGGRFLGLQDQRNRVFPLRCDGEGRTYIANAVETCLIDRLSEIAGMRIDAVAIDARGRGPRYAGDMAGLYRTGIEAVGRGDLGVLPALKDEVKQRSLGGITCGHFARGLPD
- a CDS encoding pyrroline-5-carboxylate reductase family protein, giving the protein MDHVGIIGYGHMGSMLVSGFLASGVLRIDEVVVASRSRGSLDACAAAWPGIGIAATNAELARRCRLIIIAVRPQEIRGVLNEIVPVMDGDEHIVSLAAGISLEELEAAFTGSVTRAVPTVTSEVGQGTTLICHGRQIGMNDALRAEGLFSAVGDVALVGEEDLPAATLLSSCGPGLLAAVIEELAGATARASGLSPDRALLLATEMVTATAAYLKETGEAPSDLIRRVATGGGITEVGVQGLRERLPGVLDEVFAAMLERSDTVGK
- a CDS encoding type I 3-dehydroquinate dehydratase, whose product is MKIVVSVENASVIDEVVEYNPTFIEIRLDRMDGDLLDQVRAIREKTAIPLIATLRSREEGGMFVGNADLWARIIGPLTRYVDFVDVEARYRDHAPFIKSQGIQILASLHTNEMPTPPELAKIEGMLRSYGDIPKIVVKPRTKDDLLALVAFTHQAQKPICTSIMGAEFRYARAILPLFGSEFAFCHAGTPTAEGQYHIREMRQIADLLK
- the aroC gene encoding chorismate synthase, which gives rise to MNTFGRNFRCTTFGESHGKAMGVVVDGCPPGVPLTEADIQPYLDRRRPGKSPLESARQELDRVEILSGTFEGRTTGAPIALVVRNRDVRSEDYDALRDVFRPGHADYTYQAKYGLRDHRGGGRSSGRETLARVAAGAVAVRCLAPYGITVGGRVVEVHGATEPGAMEAEILAARDAGDSVGGVVEVTAAGCPAGLGDPVFGKLDAAIAGAMMGIGAVKGVEIGEGFGAAGLLGSEMNDPIGKAGFASNHAGGVLGGISTGQDIVVRIAVKPTPSIRRTQQTVDTAGEEREITVAGRHDPCIAPRIVPVAECMLALVILDTMLEQAKYRGWGGE
- the aroE gene encoding shikimate dehydrogenase, which translates into the protein MKVVLTGFRGTGKTSVGRILADRLQAPFFDTDTLVERRAGMPIPEIFRRHGEAHFRALEREAIASLRTAEGVISTGGGAVSDPANVADLRWHGTVFLLSAPPDVIHERIAGSDRPGLTGLPPAEEVQTLLARRKEAYLGAADTCIDTGRRMPDEVADLILRDAEISPDEKRERDGLLGRLGLSDLGEMIDQDPGLRVCAIAGNPCAHSKSPLLYNRLFAHFGMHYRYTRFEWPDAATIIRLANLLPLKGLSVTIPFKADVMRHIDEVDDHAAAIGAVNTVVRCGGRMYGHNTDWLGVRAPLAHRRGARAVVLGAGGAAAAAVYALVSLDMDVTVLARTPDAARRLAERFGCRWGALEDFRGSNADVVVHATPVGMEPDTRSLLAPGDLRAGTTVFDLVYTPPETPLIRAAKEAGCEVIPGTEMFVHQAAEQFRLITGIAVSPELVREMLA